In Campylobacter sp. VBCF_01 NA2, one DNA window encodes the following:
- a CDS encoding EamA family transporter, giving the protein MTKLIIVTFIWAFSFSLIGEFLRGIDSAYLALSRVALAFVCFVPFMKIRGVNLRLAGQICAIGAVQIGIMYIFYYKSFAYLKVYEVALFTIFTPFYVTLIYDAFARRFRSLYLLSVSLAVLGAFVIKFNGINSEFLTGFLLIQGANLCFGAGQSAYKYLFESKGLGEQKELFGYFFLGAVIACALVAALFGNAAKFNPNAEQVAIIIFMGVVSSALCYFLWNKGACEVDAGVLAIMNNALIPAAIIVNLALWHKDAELGKFLIGSVIIASSLILHKKIMKFYAKA; this is encoded by the coding sequence TTGACAAAACTTATCATCGTTACCTTTATTTGGGCGTTTAGCTTTTCGCTAATCGGCGAGTTTTTGCGCGGGATTGATAGCGCGTATTTGGCGCTTTCGCGCGTGGCTTTGGCGTTTGTGTGCTTCGTGCCGTTTATGAAAATTAGGGGTGTAAATTTGCGCCTAGCAGGGCAAATTTGCGCGATTGGCGCAGTGCAAATCGGCATAATGTATATTTTTTATTACAAAAGTTTTGCGTATCTCAAAGTCTATGAAGTGGCGCTTTTTACGATATTTACGCCGTTTTATGTAACGCTGATATATGACGCGTTTGCTAGGCGTTTTCGCTCGCTTTATCTGCTTAGTGTTTCGCTTGCGGTTTTGGGGGCATTTGTGATTAAATTTAATGGCATAAACTCTGAGTTTTTAACCGGATTTTTGCTGATTCAAGGGGCGAATTTGTGCTTTGGCGCAGGTCAGAGCGCGTATAAATACCTCTTCGAAAGCAAGGGCCTTGGCGAGCAAAAAGAGCTTTTTGGCTATTTTTTCCTAGGCGCGGTGATTGCGTGCGCGCTTGTGGCGGCGCTTTTTGGAAACGCGGCGAAATTTAATCCAAACGCAGAGCAGGTCGCAATCATAATTTTTATGGGCGTGGTAAGCTCCGCGCTTTGCTATTTTTTGTGGAACAAAGGCGCTTGCGAAGTCGATGCTGGCGTGCTTGCGATTATGAATAACGCTCTAATCCCAGCTGCGATTATCGTAAATTTAGCCCTTTGGCACAAGGACGCTGAGCTTGGCAAATTCCTAATCGGTAGCGTAATAATCGCTTCTTCACTAATCCTACACAAAAAAATAATGAAATTTTATGCAAAAGCCTAA
- a CDS encoding efflux RND transporter periplasmic adaptor subunit, whose product MKKIVKILVILALISGGYFAYKKFGAKDEAPKILTTKMQKGNIRGTVTATGEVYAQELVDVGAQVGGQIKKLYVKVGDVVKAGDMIAQIDSVTQENNIAKEKAQLNIYEANLVSAKIASDNAQIQYNRELKLYKANATSKEALENAKNNLAAKEAAKKQIEAQIEQTKLSLSTAETNLGYTKITAPTSGTIVSVPVEEGKTVNANQTTPTIAKIADLSKMEIKMEVAEGDISKISVGTPVEYYILSNLNDVRQAHVSHIDPGLTTLSDGSYDKASTSASSSKSAVYFYVKSLIDNRDNYLKIGMTTECEIIVNHAEDTNYLPTSVIKRDEKGDYVMVKRGFGSEKTYIKKGISDDLNTEILGGLSDDDEIIIADGSNANQIGDGRGGRAPRMRF is encoded by the coding sequence ATGAAAAAAATAGTCAAAATTTTAGTTATTTTAGCCCTGATTTCGGGCGGATATTTCGCGTATAAAAAATTTGGCGCAAAAGATGAAGCCCCAAAAATCCTAACCACAAAAATGCAAAAAGGCAATATCCGTGGCACCGTGACAGCCACTGGCGAGGTTTATGCGCAAGAGTTAGTCGATGTGGGTGCGCAAGTAGGCGGTCAAATCAAAAAGCTCTATGTCAAAGTCGGCGATGTGGTCAAGGCCGGCGATATGATAGCCCAAATCGACTCAGTTACCCAAGAAAACAATATCGCCAAGGAAAAGGCGCAGTTAAACATCTATGAGGCAAATTTGGTTTCAGCCAAAATCGCTAGCGATAACGCCCAGATTCAATACAACCGCGAGCTTAAACTCTACAAAGCAAACGCGACCTCGAAAGAAGCCCTAGAAAACGCCAAAAACAATCTCGCTGCAAAAGAGGCAGCCAAAAAACAGATCGAAGCGCAAATCGAGCAGACCAAACTCTCTTTAAGCACGGCTGAGACAAATTTAGGCTACACCAAAATCACAGCCCCTACTAGCGGGACAATTGTATCGGTGCCGGTAGAAGAGGGCAAAACCGTAAATGCCAACCAAACCACACCAACAATCGCAAAAATCGCAGATTTAAGCAAAATGGAGATAAAAATGGAAGTCGCCGAGGGCGATATTTCTAAAATCAGTGTCGGCACGCCGGTAGAATACTATATTCTCTCAAATCTCAATGATGTGCGCCAAGCCCATGTCTCTCACATAGACCCAGGTCTTACTACGCTAAGTGATGGCAGCTACGACAAGGCTAGCACGAGTGCGAGCTCATCAAAAAGCGCTGTTTATTTTTATGTCAAATCCTTAATCGATAATAGAGATAATTACCTAAAAATCGGCATGACGACAGAGTGCGAAATCATCGTAAATCACGCAGAAGACACAAACTATCTGCCAACTTCTGTGATTAAACGCGATGAAAAAGGCGATTATGTCATGGTAAAAAGGGGTTTTGGCTCAGAGAAAACCTATATCAAAAAGGGTATTAGCGATGATTTAAATACCGAAATTTTGGGCGGTTTGAGCGATGATGATGAGATTATCATCGCAGATGGTTCAAACGCCAATCAAATCGGCGATGGCAGAGGCGGACGCGCTCCTAGAATGAGATTTTAA
- the glmU gene encoding bifunctional UDP-N-acetylglucosamine diphosphorylase/glucosamine-1-phosphate N-acetyltransferase GlmU, translated as MSEISVVILAAGFGTRMKSDRPKVLFELCGKSMLSHVLERAYEISDDVSVILHYQFDRVKEAVLSEYPSTKIYKQDHENFPGTAGALKDIKFDSQKTLIVCGDMPLIDSADLRSLCSSDADVALSVFRAKDPFGYGRVITKNGEILKIVEQKDASEEEKLVCDANAGCYCFDTKVLEKILPQITPNNAQKEYYLTDSIKIAKDMGLKCSAVWVDEQNFMGINDKFALSVAEEIMQNRIKERLMKAGVLMRLPSTIYIDCRAKFIGECELQENVSIIGECVIENSIIKSSSVVESSLIKNSDLGPMAHIRPKCEIVSTHIGNFVELKNAKVNNIKAGHLSYLGDCEISSGTNIGCGTITCNYDGKKKYKTIIGKNVFVGSDTQFVAPVKIGDDVIIAAGSTIVSDVPNGALAIARSKQTNKAEFFYKFFRSNNE; from the coding sequence ATGAGTGAAATTTCAGTAGTAATTCTAGCCGCTGGTTTTGGCACGCGTATGAAGTCAGACCGCCCAAAAGTCCTATTTGAGCTTTGCGGAAAGTCGATGTTAAGCCATGTTTTAGAGCGCGCGTATGAGATTAGCGATGATGTGAGCGTGATTTTGCACTATCAATTTGATCGTGTCAAAGAGGCAGTTTTGAGCGAGTATCCAAGCACCAAAATTTACAAACAAGACCACGAAAATTTTCCTGGCACCGCAGGCGCGCTAAAAGATATCAAATTTGATAGCCAAAAAACTCTAATCGTGTGTGGCGATATGCCACTAATCGACAGCGCGGATTTGCGCTCGCTTTGCAGTAGCGACGCAGATGTCGCCCTGAGCGTATTTCGCGCAAAAGATCCATTTGGATATGGCAGAGTTATCACAAAAAATGGCGAAATTTTAAAAATCGTCGAGCAAAAGGACGCTAGCGAGGAAGAAAAGCTAGTTTGCGACGCTAATGCTGGGTGCTACTGCTTCGATACAAAGGTGCTAGAAAAAATACTGCCTCAAATCACACCAAACAACGCCCAAAAAGAGTATTACCTCACAGATAGCATAAAAATCGCCAAGGATATGGGGCTAAAATGCTCTGCCGTGTGGGTTGATGAACAAAATTTCATGGGCATAAATGATAAATTTGCGCTAAGCGTGGCTGAGGAAATCATGCAAAATCGCATAAAAGAGCGCTTGATGAAAGCTGGCGTGCTAATGCGCCTTCCTAGCACGATTTATATAGATTGCAGGGCAAAATTTATCGGCGAGTGCGAGTTACAAGAAAATGTCAGCATTATCGGTGAGTGTGTGATCGAAAACTCTATAATCAAAAGTTCAAGCGTAGTCGAAAGCTCACTTATCAAAAATTCTGACCTTGGCCCTATGGCGCACATACGCCCAAAATGCGAGATTGTGAGCACTCATATCGGAAATTTCGTCGAGCTAAAAAACGCAAAGGTTAATAATATCAAAGCAGGCCATTTAAGCTATCTTGGAGATTGCGAGATTAGTAGTGGCACAAATATCGGCTGCGGCACTATTACATGCAATTATGACGGCAAGAAAAAATACAAAACCATAATCGGAAAAAATGTCTTCGTAGGCTCTGATACGCAGTTTGTAGCCCCAGTTAAAATAGGCGATGATGTCATCATAGCAGCGGGCTCAACTATCGTTTCAGATGTCCCAAATGGCGCACTAGCGATAGCTAGATCAAAACAAACAAACAAAGCTGAATTTTTCTATAAATTTTTTAGGAGCAACAATGAGTAA